In a genomic window of Streptomyces roseoviridis:
- a CDS encoding AfsR/SARP family transcriptional regulator — MEFRLLGTVSIAAETGELPLGPAKRRSVLAALLLRANSAVPVDRLIDTVWDEDPPARARTVVQGHVSRLRALFDQGGAGDYGVELATHTQAYELRMPEQLLDTHRFDELVQLAGHQKHPADAVLMLREALALWRGPALTGTVASEPLLVAARALEETRLVTVEQLAAAHGRLGEHAKAAALLRAEAAAHPLRESLAAALMLSLYRAGHQSDALDVYHRTRTQLAEELGVDPGPALRAAYEAVLRGLAPAGQTVPWPEAAYGAPGPHPGPWTDGTSGAAATGAPYDGLPGGGHREDAGPREGIPHAGPAGTGSPGPASSGTGTPGLRSPGPGFPGAGLPGAGASPDGGASSGDAASAAGHEDGTAGPAAPAPPALPAPDLLPRTPRGFLGRERELAALDAAVDTARVALVTGPAGVGKTALALQWAHRRAGDFPDGVLYADLRGFSADDGLDALDVLREFLPALGVPPRRIPESPTAAAALYRSLTEDRALLVVLDNVRGADRARPLLPAGAHSATVVTSRLRLGGLVVSELARPVPLGVLGLDESAALLAAAVGTDRVAAEPAAARRLAELCDGLPLALRVTAAQLAARPHWRLADLADELADEQRRLALLSVGGAEEDAEGAGVAAALRLTVQGLPAEAARLFRQMGVAPGTDLDRHAAAALLDGTPAVAAEALDRLCDAHLLSEYAPGRHTVHDLVRLYARSLEPDEDALLRLLDHYTLTAMAAARAAEPDDLPCCAAPPDARTPRTAVRFAGRDAALLWYAAERDNLAAAVAAARAAGHHDRAWRLAVLQWPYILWNSHDGWVPLLEDAVDSAARVDDPDAESRARALLGWLLTQDGRLAEALVHLRLAPALAARAGERSSEATALVNLAVALDRTGVTEESLAHTARAAELVRGSGDVMTELLALEHRARQLLAVGDPRGALACAREGLALDGDTVNGLVGIRQSELTATAGAALLDLGRPAEARATLTRARELGLAHGYQESVRRVETQLLRIRETA, encoded by the coding sequence GTGGAGTTCCGCCTGCTCGGGACGGTGTCCATCGCGGCCGAGACGGGTGAACTGCCGCTCGGCCCCGCCAAGCGGCGCAGCGTGCTCGCCGCGCTGCTGCTGCGCGCCAACTCCGCCGTCCCCGTGGACCGGCTGATCGACACGGTCTGGGACGAGGACCCGCCCGCGCGGGCCCGCACCGTCGTCCAGGGACACGTCTCCCGGCTGCGGGCGCTCTTCGACCAGGGCGGCGCGGGCGACTACGGGGTCGAGCTGGCCACGCACACCCAGGCGTACGAGCTGCGCATGCCCGAGCAGCTGCTCGACACCCACCGCTTCGACGAGCTGGTCCAGCTCGCCGGGCACCAGAAGCACCCGGCGGACGCCGTCCTGATGCTCCGTGAGGCGCTGGCGCTGTGGCGCGGCCCCGCCCTGACCGGGACGGTGGCCAGCGAGCCGCTGCTCGTCGCGGCCCGGGCCCTGGAGGAGACCCGGTTGGTGACGGTCGAGCAGCTGGCCGCGGCGCACGGGCGGCTCGGCGAGCACGCGAAGGCGGCGGCCCTGCTGCGCGCGGAGGCGGCGGCGCACCCGCTGCGCGAGTCCCTGGCGGCGGCGTTGATGCTGTCGCTGTACCGGGCGGGGCACCAGTCGGACGCCCTGGACGTCTACCACCGCACGCGCACCCAGCTGGCGGAGGAGCTGGGCGTGGACCCGGGCCCGGCGCTGCGGGCCGCGTACGAGGCGGTGCTGCGGGGGCTGGCGCCCGCGGGACAGACCGTGCCCTGGCCCGAGGCCGCGTACGGGGCCCCCGGCCCGCACCCCGGCCCCTGGACCGACGGCACGTCAGGGGCCGCCGCGACGGGCGCGCCGTACGACGGCCTGCCGGGCGGCGGGCACCGGGAGGACGCTGGCCCGCGCGAGGGCATCCCGCACGCCGGCCCCGCGGGCACCGGCTCCCCCGGTCCCGCCTCCTCGGGCACCGGCACCCCCGGTCTCCGCTCCCCCGGTCCCGGCTTCCCCGGTGCCGGTCTGCCGGGCGCAGGGGCGTCCCCCGACGGCGGCGCGTCCTCGGGCGACGCCGCCTCAGCCGCCGGGCACGAGGACGGCACCGCCGGCCCGGCGGCACCCGCTCCGCCCGCCCTGCCCGCGCCGGATCTGCTGCCCCGCACCCCGCGGGGGTTCCTCGGCCGCGAGCGTGAGCTCGCGGCGCTCGACGCGGCGGTCGACACGGCCCGGGTGGCCCTGGTGACCGGCCCCGCCGGAGTCGGCAAGACCGCGCTCGCCCTGCAGTGGGCGCACCGGCGGGCCGGGGACTTCCCCGACGGCGTGCTCTACGCCGACCTGCGGGGCTTCAGCGCCGACGACGGGCTCGACGCCCTCGACGTCCTCCGGGAGTTCCTGCCCGCCCTCGGCGTGCCGCCGCGCCGGATCCCGGAGTCGCCGACGGCGGCCGCCGCGCTGTACCGGTCGCTCACCGAGGACCGGGCGCTGCTCGTCGTCCTCGACAACGTGCGCGGCGCCGACCGGGCCAGGCCCCTGCTGCCCGCCGGGGCGCACAGCGCCACCGTGGTGACCTCGCGGCTGCGGCTCGGCGGGCTCGTGGTGTCCGAGCTGGCCCGGCCGGTGCCGCTCGGCGTCCTCGGCCTCGACGAGTCCGCGGCCCTGCTCGCGGCGGCGGTCGGCACGGACCGGGTCGCGGCGGAACCGGCCGCCGCCAGGCGGCTCGCCGAACTGTGCGACGGGCTGCCGCTCGCCCTGCGGGTGACCGCTGCGCAGCTGGCCGCCCGCCCGCACTGGCGGCTCGCGGATCTCGCCGACGAACTCGCCGACGAGCAGCGGCGCCTGGCACTGCTGTCGGTGGGCGGTGCCGAGGAGGACGCCGAGGGCGCGGGCGTGGCCGCCGCGCTGCGGCTGACCGTGCAGGGCCTGCCGGCGGAGGCGGCGCGGCTGTTCCGGCAGATGGGCGTGGCGCCGGGGACGGACCTGGACCGGCACGCCGCCGCCGCGCTCCTGGACGGTACGCCGGCGGTCGCCGCGGAGGCCCTCGACCGGCTCTGCGACGCGCACCTGCTCTCCGAGTACGCGCCGGGCCGGCACACCGTGCACGACCTGGTACGGCTGTACGCGCGCAGCCTGGAACCCGACGAGGACGCGCTGCTGCGACTGCTCGACCACTACACCCTGACGGCCATGGCCGCGGCGCGGGCGGCGGAGCCGGACGACCTGCCGTGCTGCGCGGCTCCGCCGGACGCCAGGACGCCCCGTACCGCCGTGCGCTTCGCGGGCCGCGACGCGGCGCTGCTCTGGTACGCGGCCGAGCGCGACAACCTGGCGGCGGCCGTCGCCGCCGCCCGGGCGGCCGGGCACCACGACCGGGCCTGGCGGCTCGCCGTCCTGCAGTGGCCGTACATCCTGTGGAACAGCCACGACGGCTGGGTGCCGCTGCTCGAGGACGCCGTGGACTCGGCCGCGCGGGTGGACGACCCCGACGCCGAGTCCCGGGCCCGGGCGCTCCTCGGCTGGCTGCTGACCCAGGACGGCCGCCTGGCCGAGGCCCTGGTGCACCTGCGGCTCGCTCCCGCGCTCGCGGCCCGTGCGGGCGAACGGTCCAGTGAGGCGACGGCCCTGGTCAACCTCGCGGTCGCACTGGACCGGACCGGAGTGACCGAGGAGTCCCTCGCCCACACGGCACGGGCCGCCGAACTCGTCCGTGGCAGCGGTGACGTGATGACCGAACTCCTCGCCCTGGAGCACCGCGCCCGCCAGCTCCTCGCGGTGGGTGACCCGCGCGGGGCCCTCGCCTGTGCGCGCGAGGGCCTGGCGCTGGACGGCGACACCGTCAACGGCCTGGTCGGCATCCGCCAGAGCGAACTGACCGCCACGGCCGGCGCCGCCCTGCTGGACCTGGGCCGCCCCGCCGAGGCCCGTGCCACCCTCACCCGGGCTCGTGAGCTCGGTCTGGCCCACGGGTACCAGGAGAGCGTCCGCCGCGTGGAGACCCAGCTGCTCCGCATCCGCGAGACGGCCTGA
- a CDS encoding alpha/beta hydrolase yields the protein MAVFVLVSGPFTGGWVWQEVVGRLRAAGAEAYAVTLSGMEKKAGTAGVPAGEVDLEAHVEDVVRVIDGIGARELVLVGHDYGIHPVLGAADRRPDRCGRVVFLDAGMPADGDPAAASLPDGSVAGAADGLVPAPSGGRWERWGSTAGLSAGDLARLDRLAVPQPVRTLTQPLRLTGSPFDRPVTGVLCTANGSGISMVEMLVASGPPRFAVLAGPRVGFFELDTGHWPMLSAPGPLADVLLRAAIGEGTRLTVPDAATPPAHAGSFLLDEPERPRVRRGRVDLHLPEAGGPRPAVLFVHGGPVSAEQRPTPRDSATFLGYGRLVAGQGLVGATLDHRLYGLGAFPRAAGDLAEAVELVRADPRVDGERIALWFFSAGGLLAADWLAQAPPWLRCVALTCPLLAPPPDWRAVPARFDPVRAVGASGPPVVLTRAGLENPVFQATVDAFRAAADRSGATVDLIDVPTARHGFETLDHTEETRAAVRRAARAVRRYVTG from the coding sequence ATGGCCGTTTTCGTGCTGGTGTCGGGGCCCTTCACCGGAGGGTGGGTGTGGCAGGAGGTGGTGGGACGGCTGCGGGCGGCCGGGGCCGAGGCGTACGCGGTGACGCTGTCCGGCATGGAGAAGAAGGCGGGGACCGCGGGCGTCCCGGCCGGGGAGGTGGATCTGGAGGCCCATGTCGAGGACGTGGTGCGGGTGATCGACGGCATCGGGGCCCGTGAACTCGTCCTCGTGGGGCACGACTACGGGATCCATCCGGTGCTCGGGGCCGCCGACCGGCGGCCGGACCGGTGCGGGCGGGTGGTGTTTCTGGACGCGGGGATGCCGGCGGACGGCGATCCGGCGGCGGCATCGCTCCCGGACGGTTCCGTCGCGGGTGCGGCCGACGGTCTCGTCCCGGCCCCCTCGGGCGGGCGGTGGGAGCGTTGGGGCAGCACGGCGGGCCTGTCGGCCGGGGACCTGGCGCGGCTCGACCGGCTGGCCGTGCCGCAGCCGGTGCGGACGCTGACCCAGCCGCTGCGGCTCACCGGCAGCCCCTTCGACCGGCCGGTGACGGGCGTGCTGTGCACCGCGAACGGTTCGGGGATCTCGATGGTGGAGATGCTGGTGGCGTCGGGCCCGCCACGGTTCGCGGTGCTCGCCGGTCCCCGCGTGGGCTTCTTCGAACTGGACACCGGCCACTGGCCGATGCTCTCCGCGCCCGGCCCGCTGGCCGACGTGCTGCTGCGGGCCGCGATCGGCGAGGGGACGCGGCTGACCGTCCCGGACGCGGCGACGCCGCCCGCGCACGCGGGGTCCTTCCTCCTCGACGAGCCGGAGCGGCCCCGGGTGCGCCGGGGCCGGGTCGATCTGCACCTCCCGGAGGCCGGGGGCCCGCGTCCGGCGGTGCTGTTCGTGCACGGCGGCCCCGTGTCCGCGGAGCAGCGGCCCACGCCGCGCGACTCGGCGACGTTCCTCGGGTACGGGCGTCTCGTGGCGGGCCAGGGCCTGGTCGGTGCCACCCTGGACCACCGGCTGTACGGGCTCGGGGCCTTTCCGCGGGCGGCCGGGGACCTCGCGGAGGCGGTGGAGCTGGTCCGGGCGGACCCGCGGGTCGACGGGGAGCGGATCGCGCTGTGGTTCTTCTCCGCCGGCGGTCTGCTCGCGGCGGACTGGCTGGCGCAGGCGCCGCCGTGGTTGCGGTGCGTGGCGCTGACCTGTCCGCTCCTCGCGCCGCCGCCGGACTGGCGCGCGGTGCCCGCCCGGTTCGATCCGGTGAGGGCGGTGGGGGCGTCGGGCCCGCCGGTCGTGCTGACCCGGGCGGGCCTGGAGAACCCGGTGTTCCAGGCGACGGTCGACGCCTTCCGTGCCGCCGCCGACCGCTCGGGCGCCACCGTCGACCTGATCGACGTCCCCACGGCCCGCCACGGCTTCGAGACCCTGGACCACACCGAGGAGACCCGGGCGGCGGTGCGCCGCGCGGCGCGGGCGGTGCGGCGGTACGTGACGGGGTGA
- a CDS encoding DUF6230 family protein: protein MALSDDPTDPVSPPSPGDAERGGGVRYRRAALMGVPALLAASTLVVLTAQGALAAQFAISGMPFTVTADTLEGTGFGQFGALDNMAEGSPNAGDTGGQVLVIVTAIREAKLTNLCQSVELGGTHLLITAGNRGVPVKASGLTTDSTAMAAKLAEFDNIEIGGDASTFDKPPVKGPLGSFGQQADTVRIKNVRQTNYATTATRFTLPDLHMGFSSKGC, encoded by the coding sequence ATGGCCCTGTCCGACGACCCCACCGACCCCGTCTCCCCGCCCTCCCCGGGCGACGCGGAGCGTGGCGGCGGGGTCCGCTACCGCCGCGCCGCCCTCATGGGCGTGCCCGCGCTCCTCGCCGCGAGCACCCTGGTGGTGCTCACCGCGCAGGGTGCCCTGGCCGCCCAGTTCGCCATCTCCGGCATGCCGTTCACCGTGACCGCCGACACCCTGGAGGGCACCGGCTTCGGACAGTTCGGAGCCCTGGACAACATGGCCGAGGGCAGCCCGAACGCCGGTGACACCGGTGGCCAGGTGCTGGTCATCGTGACCGCGATCCGCGAGGCCAAGCTCACCAACCTGTGCCAGAGCGTGGAGCTCGGCGGCACGCATCTGCTGATCACGGCCGGCAACCGCGGCGTCCCGGTCAAGGCGTCCGGTCTGACCACCGACTCGACGGCGATGGCCGCCAAGCTGGCGGAGTTCGACAACATCGAGATCGGCGGCGACGCCAGCACCTTCGACAAGCCACCGGTGAAGGGCCCGCTGGGCTCGTTCGGCCAGCAGGCGGACACCGTGCGCATCAAGAACGTGCGGCAGACCAACTACGCCACCACGGCGACCCGGTTCACCCTGCCCGACCTGCACATGGGCTTCAGCTCGAAGGGCTGCTGA
- a CDS encoding TetR/AcrR family transcriptional regulator: protein MTSVRGAEEELVLPGARTGREPERSLRPGPRRLTPEQVASRQRERLLDGVARTVAANGYTGARISDICRTAGVTRPVFYELFSGKEDAVLAAYRGGTQTVVRAMQRAYDEAGGAGDWPVAVRAGLRVLLTLLAQTPAFATMVVEIESVGPAGRRARTELLADFRRFFADAPPGPPGVERAELVDTVVGAVHAAVHRAVDEGRFTEAGAGPGGLPGLLDVLVHVVVTPFARPDDPE, encoded by the coding sequence ATGACGAGCGTTCGCGGCGCCGAGGAGGAACTGGTCCTGCCGGGAGCCCGCACGGGCCGCGAGCCCGAGCGCTCGCTGCGCCCCGGTCCGCGCCGGCTGACCCCCGAGCAGGTGGCCTCCCGTCAGCGGGAGCGGCTCCTCGACGGTGTGGCCCGCACGGTCGCGGCGAACGGCTACACGGGCGCGCGGATCAGTGACATCTGCCGGACCGCCGGGGTGACCCGTCCGGTGTTCTACGAGCTGTTCTCCGGCAAGGAGGACGCGGTGCTCGCCGCGTACCGGGGCGGGACGCAGACCGTGGTGCGGGCCATGCAGCGGGCCTACGACGAGGCCGGTGGGGCGGGCGACTGGCCGGTGGCGGTGCGGGCCGGGCTGCGGGTGCTGCTGACCCTGCTGGCGCAGACGCCGGCCTTCGCCACGATGGTGGTGGAGATCGAGTCCGTCGGGCCCGCGGGGCGCCGGGCCCGGACCGAACTTCTGGCCGATTTTCGTCGGTTCTTCGCGGACGCGCCGCCGGGCCCGCCCGGCGTGGAGCGGGCGGAGCTGGTGGACACGGTGGTCGGCGCGGTGCACGCGGCGGTGCACCGGGCGGTCGACGAGGGCCGGTTCACGGAAGCGGGCGCGGGGCCCGGCGGGCTTCCCGGTCTCCTGGACGTGCTCGTGCACGTCGTCGTGACGCCCTTCGCCCGGCCCGATGATCCTGAATGA
- a CDS encoding DUF6114 domain-containing protein, which yields MAPGTDGALAAPAAGRRRHLWQDFRRWRHRRPFGAGLALALGGAEILVTQRASVSVVLAAGADSLAGYVLPIMMVVCGVLIVVNPRQRLFYSVIGVLASLASWVTSNLGGFFVGMLLGLVGSSLAFGWLPDRPRRRSWLRRGRRRTQEAG from the coding sequence GTGGCGCCGGGCACGGACGGGGCCCTCGCGGCACCGGCGGCGGGCCGCCGCCGGCACCTCTGGCAGGACTTCCGGCGGTGGCGGCACCGCCGTCCGTTCGGGGCGGGCCTCGCGCTGGCGCTCGGCGGTGCGGAGATCCTGGTGACCCAGCGGGCCAGCGTGTCGGTGGTCCTCGCGGCCGGCGCGGACAGCCTGGCGGGCTATGTGCTGCCGATCATGATGGTGGTCTGCGGAGTGCTCATCGTGGTCAACCCCCGCCAGCGGCTGTTCTATTCGGTGATCGGTGTGCTGGCGTCGCTCGCGAGCTGGGTGACGTCCAACCTCGGCGGGTTCTTCGTCGGCATGCTGCTCGGTCTGGTGGGCAGCTCGCTGGCCTTCGGCTGGCTGCCCGACCGGCCCCGGCGCCGCTCGTGGCTGCGCCGGGGCCGCCGCCGCACTCAGGAGGCCGGCTAG
- a CDS encoding MerR family transcriptional regulator: MGLDVTTDDGGPWSIGDLAARAGVTVKTVRFYSDRGLLPEAARSGGGHRRYGPEALDRLRLIRSLRTLDLPVPDVARVLDEEDALDDVVAHRLDETRGRLAALRWREAALLLLRDCAPGERAQRLRLLGGLSLPPDTTALARFWRRTLPVRLPAPLTAAVLDAAVPRPPDDPTPAQVLAFARLHALVSRAAAPVVHLAGVEHRPSALYAGLGEAYELAVAEPDASGTRAGQSLDCFVAAYAAALRTRDSPAFRRRLAGLLSKSADPLIGRYWQLASGLTPGPTAGALHGRLCADLKADLDPPPPGPPGRTWPG, from the coding sequence ATGGGACTGGACGTCACCACCGACGACGGCGGACCGTGGAGCATCGGCGACCTCGCCGCGCGGGCCGGCGTCACCGTGAAGACCGTCCGCTTCTACTCCGACCGGGGGCTGCTGCCCGAGGCCGCCCGCAGCGGCGGCGGGCACCGGCGGTACGGGCCCGAAGCGCTGGACCGGCTACGGCTCATCCGGTCGCTGCGCACCCTCGACCTGCCGGTCCCCGACGTGGCCCGCGTCCTGGACGAGGAGGACGCGCTCGATGACGTCGTCGCGCACCGACTGGACGAGACGCGCGGCCGGCTGGCCGCGCTGCGGTGGCGGGAGGCGGCGCTGCTGCTCCTGCGGGACTGCGCGCCGGGGGAACGGGCGCAACGGCTACGGCTCCTCGGCGGGCTGTCCCTGCCCCCCGACACGACGGCCCTCGCGCGCTTCTGGCGGCGCACCCTGCCCGTACGCCTGCCGGCGCCGCTCACCGCCGCGGTCCTCGACGCGGCCGTGCCGCGGCCACCGGACGACCCCACCCCCGCCCAGGTGCTCGCCTTCGCCCGCCTGCACGCCCTCGTCTCCCGCGCCGCCGCCCCGGTCGTGCACCTCGCGGGTGTCGAACACCGGCCGAGCGCGCTGTACGCGGGCCTGGGCGAGGCGTACGAGCTGGCCGTGGCCGAGCCGGACGCCTCCGGCACGCGGGCCGGACAGTCACTGGACTGCTTCGTCGCCGCGTACGCCGCCGCCCTGCGCACCCGCGACAGCCCCGCCTTCCGTCGCCGGCTCGCCGGCCTGCTGTCGAAGAGCGCCGATCCGCTGATCGGCCGCTACTGGCAGCTCGCGTCCGGCCTCACCCCCGGCCCCACGGCCGGTGCCCTGCACGGCCGCCTCTGCGCCGACCTGAAGGCGGACCTCGACCCGCCGCCACCGGGCCCGCCGGGCCGGACCTGGCCCGGGTGA
- a CDS encoding Tat pathway signal sequence domain protein has protein sequence MDKRALSAAFGAAVATVLAVTASASATASAGNVLTTGSAGGTAVAAGDVLSASLASGSQAKIATTLGGSTGITCNSSAFTATVNSNPTAPGTATETVTAHTLSSCTTNITGATGVQSITVNNLPFAAAVASASGLTVSAGAAGPIQTTLKINTILGVTTCVYRAGSLTATPNNADNSLTFSNQLFTKYSGPSTCPANGYFSAKYGPVRDTSQAGSPVVFVN, from the coding sequence ATGGACAAGCGTGCTCTCTCCGCGGCCTTCGGAGCCGCCGTCGCCACCGTGCTCGCGGTGACCGCCTCCGCCTCCGCGACCGCCTCCGCCGGCAACGTCCTGACCACCGGCAGCGCGGGCGGCACCGCCGTCGCCGCCGGTGACGTGCTCTCCGCCTCCCTGGCCTCCGGGTCCCAGGCGAAGATAGCCACCACCCTGGGCGGCAGCACCGGCATCACCTGCAACAGCTCCGCCTTCACCGCCACCGTGAACAGCAACCCGACCGCCCCCGGTACGGCCACGGAGACGGTCACCGCCCACACCCTCAGCAGCTGCACCACCAACATCACCGGCGCCACCGGCGTGCAGAGCATCACCGTCAACAACCTGCCGTTCGCCGCGGCCGTGGCCTCCGCGAGCGGCCTCACCGTCTCCGCGGGCGCCGCGGGCCCGATCCAGACGACCCTGAAGATCAACACCATTCTGGGCGTCACGACCTGCGTCTACCGGGCCGGCAGCCTCACGGCCACGCCGAACAACGCCGACAACTCGCTCACCTTCTCCAACCAGCTCTTCACCAAGTACAGCGGCCCGTCCACCTGTCCGGCCAACGGCTACTTCAGCGCCAAGTACGGACCGGTGCGCGACACCAGCCAGGCCGGCAGCCCGGTGGTGTTCGTGAACTGA
- a CDS encoding NPP1 family protein, which translates to MIFTSGRRRSVLAAVLCALALVLGLPATAHAAVLQPLPQNADGLELTYAPVYDFDTDGCYMTAAIGADGTLNPGLKLGGTVNGQCHDPAQLAAANSYSRAKCNNGWCAVVYAGYYEKDQATWGPLALGHRHDWEHVVVWISGDQVQYVSVSQHSGYQVAARSAIRFDGTHPKIVYHKDGASTHCYRFAGSADEQIENATGAWFRPRLVGWNGYPAGLREKLTAADFGSATLKIRDADFANALARSEPAGLPFDPYA; encoded by the coding sequence CTGATATTCACGTCGGGGCGCCGGAGGTCGGTGCTCGCCGCCGTCCTGTGCGCCCTCGCCCTCGTCCTCGGACTTCCGGCGACCGCCCACGCCGCCGTGCTCCAGCCGCTGCCGCAGAACGCCGACGGCCTGGAGCTGACCTACGCGCCGGTGTACGACTTCGACACCGACGGCTGCTACATGACGGCCGCCATCGGTGCCGACGGCACGCTCAACCCGGGGCTCAAGCTGGGCGGCACCGTCAACGGACAGTGCCACGACCCCGCCCAGCTGGCCGCCGCCAACTCCTACTCCCGCGCGAAGTGCAACAACGGCTGGTGCGCCGTCGTCTACGCCGGCTACTACGAGAAGGACCAGGCCACCTGGGGACCGCTCGCCCTCGGGCACCGCCACGACTGGGAGCACGTGGTGGTCTGGATCAGCGGTGACCAGGTCCAGTACGTCTCGGTCTCGCAGCACAGCGGCTACCAGGTGGCCGCCCGGTCGGCGATCCGCTTCGACGGCACCCACCCCAAGATCGTCTACCACAAGGACGGCGCCTCCACCCACTGCTACCGCTTCGCCGGCTCGGCCGACGAGCAGATCGAGAACGCCACCGGCGCCTGGTTCCGGCCCCGTCTGGTCGGCTGGAACGGTTATCCGGCCGGACTGCGCGAGAAGCTCACGGCCGCGGACTTCGGCTCGGCGACCCTCAAGATCCGGGACGCGGACTTCGCGAACGCCCTGGCCCGTTCCGAGCCGGCGGGCCTTCCGTTCGACCCCTACGCCTGA